A window from Vespa velutina chromosome 13, iVesVel2.1, whole genome shotgun sequence encodes these proteins:
- the LOC124953649 gene encoding cell adhesion molecule 3-like isoform X2 produces the protein MDRKILILAHILGICSGLREVRVQIPTAVRKGDTALLNCWYDIEQDPLYAVKWYKGGREFYRYAPNENPVVKTFPNGNLTVKKSESNATQVALTNLELDAAGLYSCEVSADAPSFHTAMISATMNVVELPSQRPSIHGLRRKYRIDDRLRLNCTSGRSKPAANLTWYINDRQPIPSHVKTYSPLDTNESEWQVSQIGLQFLVTHDHFVNGKLKIRCSASIYDIYWQSTEVSAEEDRPRVIHYEPAATIVGINYLQPPPNFQTGQRKPDGQVGVKGDFYSLLLYLSAVRRKYV, from the exons ATGGATCGAAAAATTCTCATCCTCGCTCATATTTTGG GAATCTGTTCTGGTCTGCGAGAGGTCCGTGTCCAGATACCGACGGCCGTAAGGAAAGGAGACACAGCCTTGCTGAATTGTTGGTATGATATAGAACAAGACCCGTTGTATGCAGTCAAGTGGTACAAAGGGGGTCGAGAGTTTTATCGTTATGCTCCGAACGAGAACCCAGTCGTCAAGACATTTCCCAATGGAAACTTGACGGTAAAG AAATCGGAGAGCAACGCGACGCAAGTAGCATTGACCAATCTCGAGCTGGATGCTGCAGGCTTGTACAGCTGCGAGGTATCCGCGGATGCACCTTCCTTCCACACGGCCATGATTTCGGCCACCATGAACGTCGTCG AATTACCCTCTCAAAGGCCTTCGATACACGGACTAAGGAGGAAATACCGGATCGACGATAGACTTCGTTTGAACTGCACATCCGGACGTAGCAAGCCGGCGGCCAATCTCACCTGGTACATCAACGATCGACAG CCGATTCCATCCCACGTGAAAACGTACAGTCCGTTGGACACGAACGAGTCCGAATGGCAGGTGTCCCAGATCGGCCTTCAATTTCTCGTGACGCACGACCACTTCGTGAACGGCAAGCTGAAAATACGTTGCAGCGCCTCGATATACGACATTTATTGGCAGAGCACGGAAGTGAGCGCCGAGGAGGATCGCCCAAGGGTTATACACTATGAACCCGCGGCGACTATAGTTGGTATCAACTATCTTCAGCCACCTCCGAATTTTCAAACCGGCCAGAGGAAGCCCGATGGTCAAGTCGGCGTGAAAGGTGACTTTTACTCTTTGTTGTTATACCTTTCTGCGGTTCGAAGGAAGTACGTATGA
- the LOC124953649 gene encoding cell adhesion molecule 3-like isoform X1, producing MDRKILILAHILGICSGLREVRVQIPTAVRKGDTALLNCWYDIEQDPLYAVKWYKGGREFYRYAPNENPVVKTFPNGNLTVKKSESNATQVALTNLELDAAGLYSCEVSADAPSFHTAMISATMNVVELPSQRPSIHGLRRKYRIDDRLRLNCTSGRSKPAANLTWYINDRQPIPSHVKTYSPLDTNESEWQVSQIGLQFLVTHDHFVNGKLKIRCSASIYDIYWQSTEVSAEEDRPRVIHYEPAATIVGINYLQPPPNFQTGQRKPDGQVGVKVLGSSAMALGSSSSLRILLELFVFLLIAIR from the exons ATGGATCGAAAAATTCTCATCCTCGCTCATATTTTGG GAATCTGTTCTGGTCTGCGAGAGGTCCGTGTCCAGATACCGACGGCCGTAAGGAAAGGAGACACAGCCTTGCTGAATTGTTGGTATGATATAGAACAAGACCCGTTGTATGCAGTCAAGTGGTACAAAGGGGGTCGAGAGTTTTATCGTTATGCTCCGAACGAGAACCCAGTCGTCAAGACATTTCCCAATGGAAACTTGACGGTAAAG AAATCGGAGAGCAACGCGACGCAAGTAGCATTGACCAATCTCGAGCTGGATGCTGCAGGCTTGTACAGCTGCGAGGTATCCGCGGATGCACCTTCCTTCCACACGGCCATGATTTCGGCCACCATGAACGTCGTCG AATTACCCTCTCAAAGGCCTTCGATACACGGACTAAGGAGGAAATACCGGATCGACGATAGACTTCGTTTGAACTGCACATCCGGACGTAGCAAGCCGGCGGCCAATCTCACCTGGTACATCAACGATCGACAG CCGATTCCATCCCACGTGAAAACGTACAGTCCGTTGGACACGAACGAGTCCGAATGGCAGGTGTCCCAGATCGGCCTTCAATTTCTCGTGACGCACGACCACTTCGTGAACGGCAAGCTGAAAATACGTTGCAGCGCCTCGATATACGACATTTATTGGCAGAGCACGGAAGTGAGCGCCGAGGAGGATCGCCCAAGGGTTATACACTATGAACCCGCGGCGACTATAGTTGGTATCAACTATCTTCAGCCACCTCCGAATTTTCAAACCGGCCAGAGGAAGCCCGATGGTCAAGTCGGCGTGAAAG TACTCGGCTCGTCGGCGATGGCACTGGGATCCTCGTCGAGTCTCCGAATACTTTTGGAATTGTTCGTGTTTCTCCTAATTGCCATTCGTTAA